In Amphiura filiformis chromosome 2, Afil_fr2py, whole genome shotgun sequence, one DNA window encodes the following:
- the LOC140146812 gene encoding single-strand DNA endonuclease ASTE1-like, translating to MGLQKLPPLIRQHQHLLQNHLLHNIRVIIDGYNLLTHLCLREDVQHGRCGGEYGTFARKCQSFFTNLKACNIWCFVVFSGASDSSDEKCNTNVDSHQRRIQLADRIAQGYTDQSIMPVLAMEVLKKVLADLNIPYVISDFKAGNEIVGLANSWICPILGKDPCYFLMDVKAGFLPLDALKWRNIQIRDIPDPHGKTALPCSRYFLSKFCMHFKVDKSVIPLLGFLLNNNDIIPQQGMSYATQNGNKNDISRICERLAAHKSLPEAMMKLLGYLPMDQRIKIQENIQQGIKSLQPSTACNLAAYFTEKRLTSHPKISSETCFLPSWCYDSFRAGLLPNSIINVIRSRQVFTLVQIDDQSFPSSNDIALPLRCILYGMLLLPCSSEVEQIPTVMEYDRVGSKITCDKVAPLYEIPNESGQVLQIWNIEKFPAPRRRRFLLAALEVDTINYGRMLAVIPSIFQLPICVVVYWITNSLLASMTHARALLVCWILGYAKQKSSQQVPHHEDGHNCTDDPLGLIDWQISEAPALLDKFTEYIQPTFTSSLEETDPIYCFSQLQSCMKTTLQLNAALQHSFMAPDISVFYNGKQVHDMYGILDSLSDEYRNEWLETHLFDGAPTANALYKILSGFIQVHTSADIFVPDAPTEMS from the coding sequence ATGGGTCTACAAAAGTTACCGCCTCTCATCAGGCAGCATCAGCACCTTTTGCAAAATCATCTCTTACACAACATCCGTGTCATCATTGATGGCTACAATCTCCTCACCCACCTTTGCTTAAGGGAAGACGTACAGCATGGAAGATGTGGCGGAGAGTATGGCACTTTTGCTCGCAAGTGCCAATCATTTTTCACCAATTTGAAAGCTTGTAATATCTGGTGCTTTGTCGTCTTCAGTGGCGCAAGCGATTCCAGCGATGAAAAATGCAACACCAACGTGGACAGCCATCAGAGACGCATCCAGCTAGCGGATCGCATTGCTCAAGGATACACAGATCAAAGCATCATGCCTGTTCTTGCAATGGAAGTTCTAAAGAAGGTACTCGCAGATCTAAACATTCCATATGTTATTTCCGATTTCAAAGCCGGGAACGAGATCGTTGGTCTAGCCAATTCCTGGATATGCCCAATACTGGGTAAAGATCCATGTTACTTTCTTATGGACGTAAAAGCTGGGTTCCTTCCACTGGATGCCCTGAAGTGGCGCAACATTCAGATACGCGACATTCCTGATCCGCACGGCAAAACGGCACTCCCATGTTCACGATACTTCCTCTccaaattttgcatgcatttcaAAGTTGATAAATCTGTAATACCACTGCTTGGATTTCTGTTGAATAATAATGATATCATACCACAGCAAGGTATGAGTTATGCTACACAGAATGGTAACAAAAATGATATTAGTAGAATATGTGAAAGGCTCGCTGCGCACAAGTCATTGCCCGAAGCAATGATGAAACTGCTGGGTTATCTACCGATGGACCAACGCATAAAAATCCAAGAAAACATTCAACAAGGCATTAAATCCTTACAGCCGTCCACTGCTTGCAATCTTGCCGCGTATTTCACAGAGAAACGTCTCACTTCCCATCCAAAGATTTCAAGTGAAACATGTTTCCTACCATCCTGGTGCTATGATTCCTTTCGCGCGGGACTCCTTCCGAATTCAATAATCAATGTGATTCGCTCACGACAAGTGTTTACATTAGTCCAAATTGATGATCAAAGTTTTCCAAGCAGCAATGATATTGCGCTACCATTGCGATGTATCCTCTATGGTATGCTCCTTCTTCCCTGTTCATCTGAAGTTGAACAAATCCCTACTGTGATGGAATATGACAGAGTTGGTAGCAAGATTACTTGTGACAAAGTAGCCCCTTTGTATGAGATTCCAAACGAGTCCGGACAAGTCTTGCAAATTTGGAACATTGAGAAATTTCCCGCACCACGACGGAGACGGTTTCTGTTGGCTGCTCTCGAGGTGGACACCATCAATTATGGTCGGATGCTCGCAGTTATTCCAAGCATCTTCCAACTTCCAATCTGCGTTGTGGTGTATTGGATTACCAATTCCTTGTTGGCATCGATGACCCATGCAAGGGCGCTGTTAGTTTGCTGGATCCTCGGTTACGCCAAGCAGAAATCAAGCCAACAAGTTCCCCATCATGAAGACGGTCATAATTGCACAGATGATCCTCTTGGGTTAATCGACTGGCAGATCTCTGAAGCACCTGCTCTATTAGACAAGTTCACCGAATACATCCAGCCGACTTTCACCTCCAGCCTGGAAGAAACTGACCCCATCTACTGCTTCTCTCAGCTTCAGAGCTGCATGAAGACCACACTGCAGCTTAACGCCGCATTGCAGCATTCGTTTATGGCACCGGATATATCGGTTTTCTACAATGGCAAACAAGTTC